In Drosophila simulans strain w501 chromosome 3R, Prin_Dsim_3.1, whole genome shotgun sequence, a single window of DNA contains:
- the LOC6729924 gene encoding peptidyl-prolyl cis-trans isomerase G, producing the protein MTVNKRDAGATRPRCFFDISLGGLGVGRIVFELFNDVAPKTAENFRALCTGEKGFGLVTGKKLQYKGVIFHRVVKDFMVQAGDFSAGNGTGGESIYGGTFEDESFENKHDRPFLLSMANRGKNTNGSQFFITTQPAPHLDNIHVVFGQVISGQELVRQLEGLPVDRNSRPLQDAAIANCGELVRQTKAKKEKKHKRRSTTTEDSNSEESETEAKAVRKAKKKKRSRKESKSQSESEDNETSRGNGKHDQTPQDDDEDREEGELHPLVTITKIDPNEIPEVSNKFLMRGERSKSLDREERGARGQDRDRGKDQDRDRSRNNFGWSKKQAPPTSRSGRIVKGRGVFRFRTPSRSRSRSTTPPHWKHAQKRTIKLSDLERIEEESKMREEEMKRREHERKRRHEEATKNPKQSFFELSHASTYGGKITPDRFSPEHKAKSKDAADRGKAKEREKAGDRDKARDVTPVKRRKSMDMNALDYEQQTESEAESENEEQLKVKPPNKPDIRVEPSTSKDRNANRDERKPEEKAKLKRSRSRSPRRQSPPRRQQRSPARRPGENYNQNPNQNQNQNQFNRGNRRNPFADRDRRRRSRSQDNEYRNRYPLSPIRGRGSPSGDRRRQQRSRSQNRRQDSPSQRRQLSPGRKRQDSPSKRPNSTERKRRDSPERKRDDSRDRKREASPNWKREDSPGRKRKDSANRKREDSQDKKIQDSKRQEYSAGKKREDSPSKKLKDSDRKRQDSPVKRQESPGRKRQDSPGRKRDSPDKRAAESADKKQQDSLAKRQDSPGRRRRDSPERKRRDSPDRRRKDSPARRRQESSGRRRQDPDGRRRRESSGNRRSRSRGRRHSSSRSRSPSTSRSRRRRSRSPLPKLTSALPMSEEREKAAREKMQKRAEAAMLMKEHMRNEIAKEEERRLEKQRQDDLDKERTTRELNELERLKAETLRKLNEEDSVDPEAAASAGSASKTDATSTGAKSKRDSSSEKRHREKKRKHKKSKKSSARSDNDE; encoded by the exons ATGACGGTAAACAAGCGCGACGCGGGTGCCACGCGACCGCGGTGCTTCTTCGACATTTCCCTGGGCGGCCTGGGCGTGGGCCGCATTGTCTTCGAGCTCTTCAACGATGTGGCGCCCAAGACGGCCGAGAATTTCCGCGCACTCTGCACGGGCGAAAAAGGATTTGGCCTGGTCACCGGCAAAAAACTGCAGTACAAGGGCGTGATATTCCACCGGGTGGTCAAGGACTTCATGGTCCAGGCGGGCGACTTCTCCGCGGGCAACGGCACCGGCGGCGAGTCCATCTACGGCGGGACCTTCGAGG ATGAGAGCTTCGAGAACAAGCACGATCGTCCCTTCCTGCTGTCGATGGCCAACCGGGGCAAGAACACCAATGGCTCGCAGTTCTTTAT TACAACACAGCCTGCGCCACATTTGGACAA TATCCATGTTGTATTCGGCCAAGTTATATCCGGTCAGGAGTTGGTGCGCCAATTGGAGGGTTTGCCTGTCGATCGGAACTCACGCCCGCTGCAGGATGCAGCCATTGCCAACTGCGGTGAACTAGTTAGACAGACAAAGG ccaaaaaggaaaagaagcaCAAGAGGCGTTCCACGACCACCGAAGACTCAAACAGCGAGGAAAGTGAGACTGAAGCTAAGGCCGTGCGCAAGGCCAAGAAGAAAAAACGCAGCCGCAAAGAGTCAAAGTCGCAAAGCGAAAGCGAAGA CAATGAAACAAGCCGCGGCAATGGAAAACATGACCAGACCCCGCAGGATGATGACGAGGACCGCGAGGAAGGCGAACTGCATCCGCTGGTCACAATTACAAAGATAGATCCTAACGAGATACCAGAG GTATCGAACAAATTCCTAATGCGCGGGGAGCGATCAAAGTCGCTGGATCGTGAGGAGCGTGGAGCACGCGGGCAGGATCGCGATCGAGGCAAAGATCAGGATCGAGACCGCAGCCGTAACAACTTCGGTTGGTCAAAGAAACAGGCACCGCCCACATCGCGTAGCGGTCGCATTGTCAAAGGACGTGGAGTGTTT CGCTTTCGCACGCCGTCTCGTAGTCGTTCGCGCAGCACTACGCCACCTCACTGGAAGCATGCCCAGAAGCGCACCATCAAGTTGTCCGACCTGGAGCGCATTGAGGAGGAGAGCAAGATGCGCGAGGAGGAGATGAAGCGGCGCGAGCATGAGAGAAAGCGTCGCCACGAGGAGGCCACAAAGAATCCCAAGCAGTCCTTTTTCGAGCTATCCCATGCCAGCACTTACGGTGGCAAAATAACTCCGGATCGATTCTCTCCAGAGCACAAAGCCAAGTCGAAGGACGCCGCAGATCGCGGTAAAGCCAAGGAGAGAGAAAAGGCTGGCGATAGGGATAAGGCAAGGGATGTGACTCCTGTTAAGCGCCGCAAGTCGATGGACATGAACGCCTTGGACTACGAGCAGCAGACAGAATCCGAAGCCGAGTCCGAGAACGAGGAGCAGTTGAAGGTGAAACCACCTAACAAGCCGGATATCAGAGTAGAGCCATCGACCAGCAAGGATCGCAACGCTAATCGCGATGAGCGTAAGCCCGAGGAGAAGGCCAAGCTAAAGCGCAGTCGTTCCCGGAGCCCTCGTCGCCAATCCCCTCCTCGTCGTCAGCAACGCTCGCCCGCCCGACGTCCTGGCGAAAACTACAACCAAaatccgaatcagaatcaaaatcagaatcaGTTTAATCGTGGCAATCGCCGAAATCCTTTTGCGGACAGAGATCGCCGCCGTCGCTCGCGCTCTCAGGATAATGAGTACCGCAATCGTTACCCCCTGTCACCAATCCGAGGAAGAGGCTCGCCCAGTGGAGACCGCCGGCGTCAGCAGCGCTCCCGCAGTCAGAACCGTAGGCAGGATTCACCCAGCCAGAGGCGTCAGCTGTCGCCGGGCCGAAAACGTCAGGATTCGCCGAGTAAGCGTCCCAATTCAACGGAGAGAAAGCGGCGGGACTCGCCTGAAAGAAAGCGAGACGATTCACGCGACAGGAAGCGGGAGGCTTCTCCCAACTGGAAGCGTGAGGATTCACCTGGAAGGAAGCGCAAGGACTCCGCCAATAGAAAACGGGAGGATTCCCAAGACAAAAAGATACAGGACAGCAAAAGGCAGGAGTATTCTGCGGGTAAGAAACGAGAGGATAGCCCGAGCAAAAAACTAAAGGATTCTGATAGGAAGCGTCAGGATTCTCCTGTGAAAAGGCAAGAATCGCCGGGCAGAAAGCGTCAGGACTCGCCAGGCAGGAAACGGGATTCTCCTGACAAAAGAGCTGCGGAGTCCGCCGACAAAAAGCAACAAGACtcgctggccaaaaggcaggATTCACCGGGCAGGCGGCGTAGGGACTCGCCGGAAAGGAAACGCAGGGACTCGCCTGACAGAAGGCGCAAGGATTCGCCGGCCAGACGACGCCAGGAATCATCCGGCAGAAGGCGCCAGGACCCAGATGGCAGAAGACGCCGTGAATCGTCCGGCAACAGACGCAGTCGCAGCCGTGGACGTCGGCACAGTTCCTCGCGCAGTCGCAGTCCCTCAACTAGTCGctcccgccgccgccgctcgCGCAGCCCGCTGCCCAAGCTCACCTCCGCGCTGCCCATGAGCGAGGAGCGCGAGAAGGCGGCCCGCGAGAAGATGCAGAAGCGTGCGGAGGCCGCCATGCTGATGAAGGAGCACATGCGCAACGAGATCGCCAAGGAGGAGGAACGCCGCCTGGAGAAGCAGCGCCAGGACGACCTGGATAAGGAGCGCACCACCCGCGAGCTCAACGAACTGGAGCGCCTGAAGGCCGAGACGCTCAGGAAGCTGAATGAAGAGGATTCCGTGGACCCGGAAGCGGCTGCATCCGCCGGAAGTGCGTCCAAAACCGATGCCACCAGCACCGGCGCCAAGAGCAAACGCGATTCCAGCTCGGAGAAGCGGCATCGCGAGAAGAAGCGCAAGCATAAGAAGTCCAAAAAGTCCTCGGCTCGTTCCGATAACGATGAATAA
- the LOC6729925 gene encoding putative odorant receptor 98b: MLTDKFLRLQTAFFRLLGLELLHEQDVGHRYPWRSICCILSVASFMPLTIAFGLQNVQNVEQLTDSLCSVLVDLLALCKIGIFLWLHKDFKFLIGQFYCVLQRETHCAVAEMIVTRESRRDQFISALYAYCFITAGLSACLMSPLSMLFSYQRTGELQPDFPFPSVYPWDNMKLSNYIISYFWNVCAALGVALPTVCVDTLFCSLSHNLCALFQIARHKMMHFEGRNTKETRENLKHVFELYAVCLDLGHFLNEYFRPLIFAQFVAASLHLCVLCYQLSANILQPALLFYAAFTAAVVGQVSIYCFCGSSVHSECQLFGQAIYESSWPHLLQENLELVSSLKIAMMRSSLGCPIDGYFFEANRETLIAIVRTAISYVTLLRSLA; encoded by the exons ATGCTGACGGACAAGTTCCTCCGACTGCAGACCGCTTTCTTTCGCCTTCTCGGACTCGAATTGTTGCACGAACAGGATGTTGGCCATCGATATCCTTGGCGCAGCATCTGCTGCATCCTCTCGGTGGCCAGCTTCATGCCCCTGACCATCGCATTTGGCCTGCAAAACGTCCAAAATGTGGAGCAATTAACCGACTCACTCTGCTCGGTTCTCGTGGATTTGCTGGCCCTGTGCAAAATCGGAATTTTCCTTTGGCTTCACAAGGACTTCAAGTTTCTAATAGGGCAgttttattgtgttttgcaAAGGG aaacTCACTGCGCTGTCGCTGAAATGATAGTGACCAGGGAAAGTCGTCGGGATCAGTTCATCAGTGCTTTGTATGCCTACTGTTTCATTACGGCTGGCCTTTCGGCCTGTCTGATGTCCCCTCTGTCCATGCTGTTCAGCTACCAACGAACAGGTGAATTGCAGCCGGACTTTCCCTTTCCCAGTGT ATATCCCTGGGACAATATGAAGCTGTCCAACTACATCATTTCCTATTTCTGGAATGTGTGTGCTGcactgggcgtggcactgcccACCGTTTGTGTGGACACACTGTTCTGTTCTTTGAGCCATAATCTCTGTGCCCTGTTCCAGATTGCCAGGCACAAAATGATGCACTTCGAGGGCAGGAATACGAAAGAGACTCGTGAGAACTTAAAGCACGTGTTTGAACTATATGCGGTGTGTTTGGACCTGGGCCATTTCTTAAACGAATACTTCAGACCGCTCATCTTCGCCCAGTTTGTGGCAGCCTCACTGCACTTGTGTGTCCTGTGCTACCAACTGTCTGCCAATATCCTGCAGCCAGCGTTACTCTTCTATGCCGCATTTACGGCAGCAGTTGTTGGCCAGGTGTCCATATACTGCTTCTGCGGATCGAGCGTCCATTCGGAGTGTCAGCTATTTGGCCAGGCCATCTACGAGTCCAGCTGGCCCCATCTGCTGCAGGAAAACCTGGAGCTTGTAAGCTCCTTAAAAATCGCCATGATGCGATCGAGTTTGGGATGTCCCATCGATGGTTACTTCTTCGAGGCCAATCGGGAGACGCTCATCGCG ATTGTGCGCACTGCCATATCCTATGTAACGCTACTCAGATCCCTGGCCTAG